Part of the Chanodichthys erythropterus isolate Z2021 chromosome 13, ASM2448905v1, whole genome shotgun sequence genome is shown below.
AGGCAAGCCTGTCCTGTGTGAGCATGCGCACTACACTGTGTTGCGTAAAAGCGGAATCGGCGGTTGTCAATGAATTGTTCGTGTAGCTGAGTTATGTTTACAAGTTAAGTCCTGGCTCATTTTCTTAGCAAAGTGTCCTTGTGTCTTTagaaaacatttctcattaaacCAGTCTGTTTCAGATACGAAAGGCATTCAAATATGAGTGACGAGTATGAAAGAGACGGTAAgaagatgaaaagaaaaaagggtCCGGATGATTCAAAGGCGCCTGTGAAGAAGAGacagaaaataaataacaaaaacgaGGGACAGAGCAGCGCAGTTAAGAAACCACGaggtatctatctatctatctatctatctatctatctatctatctatctatctatctatctatctatctatctatctatctatctatctatctatctatctatctatctatctatcacagGACTATGCAGCAGGACTATGGTATATTCACACAGGTGATTAGGGACCTTGGGCATCTTTGTCCTGGTGTTTTTCAGAGTCAGTAGAAAGATCTCTTTAATGTCATAAGTTACTGGATCTGTGATTAATTTTATTCTGCCTGTAAACTGTTAGTGTCTTAAGGACTATTCCACAGGGGCAAAAATGGTTTATGGTtcattttcttgtctaaaacCCTGCTCAGGGAGTATTGGATTGTTTtatagtcaaaaaaaaaaaaaaaaaaaactatgcaaAAAcagtgaataaattatattttgaaaattgtattgtttttaatcaataTACTATGTACTTTACATTGTATGGTTATTGAATATTGAATATATGTTGTTGACATATGTGAAGTTTAcccaaatcttttttttttttttttttttgtatgtttcttTCTTGTTTATGTGCATATTTTACATTGATGTTTTGGAGATCAAGGCTTTATGGGTCAGCAACAATGTATAGTGTTAAGAAGCAAATTGTACTGTGTTTAGTAATGTATTTTTCTCTGATCTTAAGCTCTCGCTGGTAAAGCTGACTCTACAAAAACTAAAGTAAAGCTCTCTGGCAAAGACAAGgacaaagagaaaaataagGATGATAAGAAAAACAACTCAGATGGTGGCAAAAATGCTTCTGAAATAAAGAGGAACGAGAAAGGTCAACTTGTGTTTAAAGGTGAAGTTAAGAATGTTTTGTAGTAtagttttgtcatttattaattaattcattcatttactcattattaatttatttttcactatATTTTCATTTCTCTGTTGTTGCAGACCACCCAGAGTTCACACCTAACATGACTCCCATTGAGGTTTTACAGGCAGGAAGTTTCGGGGGTACCTATTTCAGGCCTATCTACTCCAGTATCACAAGTACGTCTCATaatgatttaaaggtgctaaagaggatgttttgttttatacatttttgcagtattacttgaaactgtctttactaactgataaaaagAAAGGAATGATATTAagatacatcatctgtgcacgaggtaaggccttaaaaacatcaggattgtcaatcactgccatgacattccttgtgagagacgtgtgcggctgcgcgctccagtaactttccacactccacaggcgcagcatgcaatgtttttgtcaggagacaggagtaacaactgcagattatgagttacctgcggtgagtccgacgtAATGAATCCattaacacgacacagcgaatgccggtggtaaacactcgtgttccaatactcgtgcacgagttttgggaggcgttccctcgaaatgagctgtgaaggaggggggttgttcttacgcatgcgctcatttcaaaaactcactaacagtctttggtttattagtcgacgaaaagatcctctttagcacctttaagtttgtttaattgaattttaaaaCATGTACTGTGCTTCTAAAACATAATTATCCTATTGtactttttaatgattttttactGTGCATACTCAGAAACACAACACACTTCTCTGCAGCAGGTGACTGTGAAGGTAGAtggtaaaataaatgcagcaaacTACAGGCAAAGTTTTATCGAAAACATAATGTGACttggtagattttttttttttgcactctcAGACGTAATGTTACACAAAAATAGATTAAAAGCAACAATGTTAATGTACCTGACAAATGGCAAAGTCAGAGTCTAGATTTAAGTTGAACAATTATTGGTAGACTAAAAAATAGCTGTCCACTCATTATCTCTCTACACACTGACTGagcttaaagtgatagttcacccaaaaatttaaattctgtcatcatttgaattaattttttttgttttgctgaacgcaaaaaaagatattttgaagaatatgggtaaccacaCAGTTGATGgcccccattgacttccatagtatgaaaaaaaatactatagaagTTAATGGGGTCCCATcatctgtttggttaccaatattcttcaaaatatacttgctcttccaagctttataatggttgtgaaggGGGGCAGGcacattttgaagcccaaaaaaatgcatcgatccatcataaatgtaatccatacagctccagggggttaatttTTAATGAGAACTgttggaggatttcgatataagagaagaggagcttaagtttgttgcccagccctattagTTTGAACCGACTTACGCTTACGCTTCTCCTACATCctattatttacttattttttataatgaattaatgaatttttttggacttcaaaatctgGCCCTaccttcactaccattataacaCTTGGAAGAGTCAGGATatctttaaatatatctctgattgtgttcgtctaaaagaagatagtcatacacacctaggatggcttgagggtgagtaaatcatgggataattttcatggGTGAACGAGATGAAAGCAAGGAATAAAGCTGCGCATACCAGCCTGCTACGATTCTGCCACCGCTTCAGAAGACATAGTAGTTCAGTGCAGATGCTACATATTGTCATAATAAATAAGGCAACATATATTGCAAACCCCTCCactttgctgttgttgtttttggcagATGCCTACCAATGAATGTCATTGCTATAGAAATCTATGCTGGAAAACATCATGGGACACACAAATCAAATCTGAACAGTTACGATACACAGTGTGGACAGTCAATAatttagatcagattccaatcTGATGCACAAAATAATCGGATCTGGACTGACAATGTGAACATAGCCTAAGTACTGACTTGGATTGGGGGCAAACATTTAcagaaatgtataatttataactCTTTAAAATAGAACTCTATAATCATTTTTTGACCAGTATTAAGAAATCTATTTTCACTTGGATAAGTTAAAAGGTCAGATCATGTAGAAATAGACGGTGTACTTTCCTTTAAAACGTTGTCACAAGTACGAAGTTGGTTATATATTTAACTGTATAGCATATGTTATGCATTTAACTGTAAATGATGCAGTATTGCCAggtgttttattttcttttaacagAACAACATTACAAAGATGTTTGGCAGGAGCTTCCCGAAGACTGGTTGGATGGCCTAAACATCTCTAAACAGGTGTTATGTTTTACAGTTGCATTTTAATAGTAAACACTTTTGACAAAATTAACAACCATTTTATAATGAGTGTCTGTAGCAGATAAGAGCTGAATGCACTCCCtttgtgtgtatgttttatttagttGAGTCATTTTGCTCCATCTTTGTTGTAGATCACAGCAGAGCCCTTTGAGCTCAGTTCATGGACTGTCGTGTCTTAGTACTTCTTTTTATAACTatcattaatataattttactgATGTCTACTGTGTATGTGGTACTTTTCTTATGTTGTTTTATGAGGTATTTAATGTCAGCAGATTAACTGGTCATTTAAGTGGTTTTATCCCCTAGTGTGAAGCTCAGGGCTATGAGCATGTGATAAGAGATCCTCACGCAAAAGGGAAAACCATGAAATTTTATTTAGCCACAAGACCTCGCTTGCACttgataaaaatgaatgaatatttgATAAGACTTATAATACCACATCCTGTAGATGACAACAGCTAGATTGCTACAAGCCAGAAAACACCATTCATGGTTTTCAGAAACGGGATATTCAGCTCCAACTTGAAGCAGCTGttgaatgcatttatttgtggaTATCTAAGCAGGTTTTACACTGTTTTGAGTATTAATTTAATGTTCTATTATtctattattaatgttttggtGTTTTTAAATGATCTGGGTTTATTTCAGGTGGCTTCTTCCACATACAGGGAAAACGTGAACACTTATAATGTAAAATGCGGAGGCAGTCTAGAGATGTGGGAAAGCAGTGGCTGGATCGTGCCCCAGGATCCATACGGCTGGTTCCAGTGGTACTGCAGGCAAGAGCTACTGAAACTCACTTTATGCTACtgtccaaaagtttggggtcagaattttttttttagaaaagaaatttatacttttattcagcaagggcacattaaagggttagttcacccaaaaatgaaaattctgtcattaattactcaccttcatgtcgttccacacccgtaagaccttcattaatcttcggaattcgaaattaaggtatttttgatgaatctgagaggtttctgacTCTTTAATAGACAGcaaatttaaccaccactttcagtgtccagaaaggtactaaagacattgttcacgaaggtcttacgggtgtggaatgacatgagggtgagtaatcaaatacagaatcttcatttttacGTGAGCTAATCCTATAAATTGAtcgaaagtgacagtaaagttgcaaaaaattacattgcaaaaaaaaatctatttaaaataaattcatttgttcatttgaactttctattaatcagagaatcctgaataaaatttcacggtttccacaaaaatattaagctgtttccaacactgataataactgAAATGTTTCTTCTTTACTatcaaatcagcacattagaatgatttctgaaggatcatgtgacaccaaagactggagtaatgactgctgaatattcagcttttccatcacaggaataaactacatgttaaaatatattaaaatagaaagcaatttaaaattttaatccaAATACATGCATGTTGTGACCATTGAAGGGGCGACCATTTTTAGAAAGAGACGACAGCACTAAAAGCTAATAGTTGtcataaaatatattctttaCCTGAGCAGTTCCCCTCACCTGTGCTCTGCATAGGAAATATATTCAATCTcaagagtctttttttttttttttttttttaccaggttTTACCAGGGCAGACGAACAGTGGATGATGCTCGCCAGATCAGTCGCTGGGCCAAATGTGCCGGACTCAAAGGTCGGTGGCGGCAGAATCTCATCACAAAAGTGGTCCGGTCCGGTTGCGCTTATGACAACCCCGGTGTTTCGCCGGTGGTCAGACAGACTCTGCAGCACTGGGGCTACAAACTCACCCTGGAGGACTATAAGGAAGGAGCAAAGAGAGTCAAacttaaataaagtgaacaggACTCCAAATTGGCCTCATCCGATTTAACACAGTGCAGAATGGGGTGGATATAGCTAGCCTTATTGCATGGCCATAAACTGACAAATCTGATTAAATAATTGATATTTTGTCAAACTGAGGgacttcattttgttttttttactgcagtaaCATGAGGTAATGTTACTGCAGTATTTGGTTCCCAATGGGCATGTTTTCTGTAAGTGGTTTTGGTTAATAGAAAAGTTATAATGCATAGttgtctttttaaaatttaGACCAATGTAAAAGCAAAACGTTAATCATTTTTGTTCTGTGGCAGGCTGGCAGCTGCGTGGAGTTTTCCACCACATGTGCCCTGGAGAGTGGATCTGTGATCGGATCTGGCCATTCttaaaatggttttattttgaCAGTAGTTTATTTTTCTAGGTTTATTTTCAATATGTGCTGAACATGCTTTTTGACATGATAATCTGACAGAGTAAACATATATGAACTTACATCTTTCTATTCTGTCATCTGTGAATGCAGTTTATTAAAGGAGCTTTTTTGTATCTGTTATTGTCCTTTTTTGCTGTCTCACTATACATGATTGTTGTAGAAATAGGCAGGTCTTATTCAGACACATACATTTATGTGGGTAATTTCTGTTATGCAGTACATTTTTATGTCCCTATCATATATGTATTATTGATATATTGGATATTAGTTTATATAGATGGAAATCATACTTTTATCACAATAGCACAACTAAGTGAACAAGAGTTCATGCTCTGTGATATTTTATGATATCAGTTGATTTGGCTCACTTTCTACTTTAGATAACATTTCGGAAATGTATATCATGATATATAAAAATCAAAGGATGgttaacaaatataaaataagctTCAAGTTGACTTGCTCATATAAATAACCCTCCATTCCCTCACTGGTGATTCCATACTTTTAAGGTTCTTGTAAAGGTGTAAATaatcaaattatatttaatagagTTTAGATACCTGAGCTTGACCATATTCATTCATATTTGTGAAAGTCTGGTGCATACTATACAATTACTTCCTAAATTGACAACACAGGCATATTCATAattctttttttaagttatagCTCACTCACTGTATGACAGGAATGACCTGCATCATTACAGATGACTGCGCTTATTAAATTATGTTTCATCTGAAggatttcttgtttttttttttcttttgttttgtactTGGGACCTGTCAGTTATCTTCTTATTGAATATAAAATGTGTACATTGGTTCACAAATATTGGGTTTAGTTCATTGCGCTTCCTCAACGCTGGTCGGCGCCAGCAGCTTTCGAAAGCATTTCTAAATCCACGCCACTcactaacttatttttttctttttctttttttcgtAATTTCCTACCAATTTGGCCTCAGTATCAAGATGCATCAgcgctgcgcagaccgatcggcgtatgacatcaaagtaccgcgagagcgattcaaaagcataaggaATCGTTTGCTCTACagtcgctctcgcggtactttgacgTCATACGCCGATCGGTCTGCGCAAAGCCGAAGCATCTTGAACAAGCCTAATGGTTTTAAAACGACGACAACCAATGAAACGTCTGCAATATGTCAACGTAATTTTCTTGACGTAAAATCGGCCAATCGAAAGCGGCAAAGCGTACGCCGGAAAACCCAGCGCCAGCCAATGAGCAGTTAGAACAGGCAGCACGTTGAGTTGCACGGCGTTCCGCCCTTGTTCTCTTTGTGATCAACGCTGCGTGTGTTACTGAAGCGGATTAATAACTCTTATTAAAGGTATTTAGACACGTTTATTTCTCTTATATTCTTTGCACATGATGCATGCTTTTATTCTTGAATGAATGTGTTAGTACACATGAGCTGGAGATGAGCCCGAGCTGTTCGTTGCGTTGAGTGTATGTCCTGCTCAGGCTTCGCTTTGCAAACGCATAAACGCTCATTAATGAAGAAACCAgacaattataataatatatacgtGCATGCAGTAGTTTACACTCATTATTGAAAGCAATTCGATCTTATCTGATGAAATCTTAACAGTGAACAAATCAGATATGGGCGAAGAATCAAAGAATAATCGAAAACAAAGACACCAAAATGCACCCATCAATAGTGAAATCACACTCTCAGTGAAAATGAACAGTTATTAAGACATGAAccattaaatatacattaatgAGGATATGTTTAATTGAAATACCATGACCAATGAAATTTTCAAGCTgtgttgtgatttttttttttttttttttatgtaatgagATTTTGTATTTGTTGATTTTCATTATCTCATGTTTGTGTTCACATTGTATGTCCAACGTAGATTTTGCCATTATGCATTTAACTGAATGTGTAATTAAAAGATACTGCAATATCAGTGAATCCTCTTACATCAACAGAACAACATCCATCATTGCT
Proteins encoded:
- the zgc:113208 gene encoding uncharacterized protein zgc:113208 — translated: MSDEYERDGKKMKRKKGPDDSKAPVKKRQKINNKNEGQSSAVKKPRALAGKADSTKTKVKLSGKDKDKEKNKDDKKNNSDGGKNASEIKRNEKGQLVFKDHPEFTPNMTPIEVLQAGSFGGTYFRPIYSSITKQHYKDVWQELPEDWLDGLNISKQVASSTYRENVNTYNVKCGGSLEMWESSGWIVPQDPYGWFQWYCRFYQGRRTVDDARQISRWAKCAGLKGRWRQNLITKVVRSGCAYDNPGVSPVVRQTLQHWGYKLTLEDYKEGAKRVKLK